GACTGGACAGTGGGAACGCTGTCGGAAGGTGACTGCGGTTCACGGTGACGCATGAAGAGCGACGACAGGCTACACGACACCTGGGCGACGTGGCGACATGGGTCACTCCGACCAGAAGGTTCCACACAGAGTGTACGCGGGACCACCAGAAGACGGCAAGAGGAAGGGGTTTGGTCAGCTCTACATGTCTATGAATCTGGAGGCCAGCTCAGTAGGATGGAGCTGGGGACGACGAGCTTAGGCAGTCGGGGACCTTTCTAGTGGGTCAGAATCAGAACAGCTGCGGCATTCTGAGGAGGGAAGGACAAGGAGGCCTTGGTGGGCATTGTGTATCCCTGAAAAGCTAAGTACCCTGTCGCTGTTAaagtatgtgtctgtgttcgtgtgATTGGGTGATGCAACATTATTGAGCGCCGGATACGAACAGACTATAGAACCAGGGGGGGTGCTTAGGACTGGATTCCAGAATAATTTCATGTGAATTCatgtgttgtcaatgttgtaGTATTTGTATGGTGTACGCGTTAAATGTGTGGATGTTATGTGTATAAATTtgtgtttattatataaagcttATAAGTTACATGTGGTTCCTTTAGTTGTTTATACATAGTGACGTCTATCTCCACTTGTAATCTTTCTTGGGTGTGTGGTGAGTGAATGAGTTGGGTGTTTGCGTGTGCTCCCAAGATTGCTCAATCTTGAGGGGATAAGCCGTCACGTGTCAGTAGGGAAATCCTGTTATGCAATGAAatcagcgcctttcggcgattggtcaatgcatttcgtagCCAGACCacaacataatgtcggtcacgctGAAAATTATCGCTACTTGATATTACTTTCTAAACGTAAAAACAATTAACTGGAGCATAGGGTCAGTTATTAACTTAACTTGCCTCGAATAGTGAGATAAACAGAACAGTACACAcatacgaacggagagactcggaaactcgagtcgagtcaatactgatacccacgctcaagaactcaagtgtaatgtttgaagttaaaatctctCTCGCCTACAGTGGGAcagaatagctcagttggtaaaacGCCCTGTTCCTAATACTCGTGGTCCCGGGTTTCATCTTCTTCGACGGcaattattattaattttttttaaactcgtaattcttgtattttattcattttattaattccaaacgttttggatgATGTAATGAATCTaaataatcaaaaagttgcATAATTATTAAGTACTTTCAGCGGGACAATTTCCCCAGAAACAGTTACCGTCCATTCCatattttgtttcagtaacATCGGCTTTGGTGAAAATTTAACGCCCTATAAGTAACACCGcgactacatgtaatgatgaGATCAAGAAAACGTTCAAcacacaaatacgaacgaggAAACCGACGAGTCGACAAATGCTCGATCGAGAACCCGGGCACGTGGAAGGTATGTTTGCAGTTCAAGTTTTAGTTTTCACGTTTTATATATCGTGTGCCTCGATGGCAGGGTGGTAGTGCGTTTGCCTCCAGTTCCGGTGGTCTCGAGTTCGAGTCCCGTAAAGGGAAAGACTTTCGTAAAACATTTGTTTCTTAATTGTTAAacttgtttttctccttttctgaACTGAATATTCTTATATTttattctttttgatttatcccaaaggttttgagtcctgtattgaaaatcgaatatagtgcgtaagtgcccttgaacagctcTATCAGAATCCCGTATTCTATGTTTAGTACGGGATATCCACAagaaaaggtcaaagggcatatgtattACCGCGTGTCGACTGATAGTAATGATAGTAGAGTACTTCTAGTATGAGAGACTTCTGTTCGATCAGATAGATCAAAATAATGTAAAGTTCGACGCTTAAAAGGATAATGTAACTACCTGCTGTAGGCCCTACCTTATCTCTGCAGGTTGGAACATCTTTTGAGTTCAAGGCTTCATGGTCGTACTGTCCGAGATGACCGTTTTGAAGCAGAATGTCCATCAGCTGGTCAGGGTCGACATTGTCCAGAAAGCCGGGTAGTATTGCTTTTAAGTAACTGTGCAGCTCATCACTTGTGCCTGGGGTGAACAATAGGATTTTGTTATATATGTGCCAAACACAGAAATGCTACACATAATAGTTACTGCACGTGCTTCGGACATGCTCTATTTTATGTGATTGTTTCCAGGAGGCAGGCCGCACTAGCGTGCATCGAAACCTTTTGTGCTTCTGATATTTGGTATGTCTACTCTTGACCCGGAGCGTAGCGTACAAATATACAGCCATAGGTATGAGTACATGATTTTATACAATTATGATGTACTTCCGTCCTACTTCTAGGGCATATATTGCAACCCATTGACAACATGCTTACGAAATCAATTTCATTAAGAATCACACAtcaaacataacacacacacacacacacacacacacacacacacacacgcacacacacacacatacacgcacacacacacgcacacacacactcacgcacacacgcacgcacgcacgcacacacgcacgcacgcacacaagcggaacacacgcacgcacacacacacacactcacacacacacacacacactcacacacacacacacacacacacacaggcagagagagagagagagagagaaagagagagagagagagagagagagagagagagagagagagagagagagagagagagagagagagagagagagagaaagagaaagagaaagagaaagagagagatacacgtAACTTACGGAAGTTCAGTGCGAAGTCCTCTGTGCATGGACTCTTTTGTATTCGCTTGTCAGAAGTCGGTCGATCGGCCATTTTATGTTGGCTCCGGAGCCGGCAGATTCAGCGACCTTGACAATGTCTTATTGTCTTGATCATTTCTCATCTGTTGAGGGAAGAAATACGTCTAAGTAGCGTGAACGTTGATCAACCGatacattaaaggcacactcagcttcccgtaaaccacctGTTTCTggccacagacactgtcaggcttttacacacagtacaaacaccattttgttttaaacactcaccgcttgagaacatcctaggtgccctccgtaaagagcgagcatttttcaaagaatttatttttgcttggccagccggattgtctaataccacaatcggacgcctcgttttggcgctagaactaacttttaaaatctaaataataaattgacagcttgtaacacaaacattcttaaatcataaaagatttctcttttcatcaagacaagatcagtacaactcgaagttttacAGTTTTAAAAAAGGGAGCCAGGAAGCACGTCACCCAAGGTCGTGTTTTTAAAGCAGACAAACTTTCTGGATGTCGCTGCTTTCTTTGAAGTCTACCGcggccgataagttcgtgtgactcgcagtcgtttgttgcattttagattcagaggtacgcAATTACGTGCTATTACAGATACATTGAactcacaaactgacgactaaattgtgacaAAAAAAGGCAAGTGGATCACACCGGttcgcgatggctcaggggtaaaataaaccacgaaatctggtgtgtggtttacgcaagctaaatagccattaaaacgaactgtgtcatttaatgctgttaattgttattgcaagtgtgttccatgaGGTTCGGACTGCtgttttcgtgagaagatttaaatcgttttgtaaaccattaATGATTAGAGGCAGACTAGCTGGGCCTTTAATGTTTGTATGTTTACTTTAAATTTTGAACATAACAGAGATACAATAGGAGACGTCAACaaaatagacagacacacatccaGATCCCCGATGAACTAAAAATAAAGTAGCCCACATTGGATCACACCTCTCATGACAATTCTGTAAAATTCAcggggatttattttttttccagcTGTTTTTGTGAAAAGTCAAGAATGACTCATAACAAGATTCATTAACTGAATGATTGTTTTTGTGAGTTGTTTCCACTTTTGCTGTTTATAAATGGAGTAGCTCCTTCTCAACCaggaaaaaataaacaaaagccgTAAAGGTTTCCTATAAAAAGTGGGGTTTTCCAAAGTAACGTATCGTTACaagaaaatcacacacacacacacacacacacacacacacacacacacacacacgcgcgcgcgcgcgcacgtacgcacgcacgcacgcacatacacacacaaacgcacgcacgcacgcgcacagacacagacacagacacacacacacacacacacacacacacacacacacacacacacacacacacacacatattggcCCGTTTGCTGTTTGCCTGAAACATGTTTTTTTCAGAGATATCTCGCCATCTACGTAATATACACATTTTGATATATATGTGAGTAAGAACAAAATATGTTCCCGAGAATTATACCTTATCAAATTTCAGTTTGTTTTACTTC
The sequence above is a segment of the Littorina saxatilis isolate snail1 linkage group LG3, US_GU_Lsax_2.0, whole genome shotgun sequence genome. Coding sequences within it:
- the LOC138961461 gene encoding uncharacterized protein (The sequence of the model RefSeq protein was modified relative to this genomic sequence to represent the inferred CDS: added 188 bases not found in genome assembly), coding for MADRPTSDKRIQKSPCTEDFALNFRTSDELHSYLKAILPGFLDNVDPDQLMDILLQNGHLGQYDHEALNSKDVPTCRDKARKVWFRLHKLHVSDFNKDVAPYLCGRYPHIIPEEYFAHKIPTSPDDSLPDDSKPEDDEQEST